A stretch of the Kushneria konosiri genome encodes the following:
- a CDS encoding RNA polymerase sigma factor yields MHAATIDSLYREHHQQLMRFLKRQLPCHEQAADLCHEVYLRLIRSDDIPALDNPRAYLFRIARNLLTDHHRRQANHLIAIDTLTPVLVCPRACPEARLCEQQQCVHRLGEALSTLPDHLRQALIWHRMEGLTQREIGERLGVSERMAGRYIARAVTTCQAELETMNLPNEPSRPSQGLPDAPRRQVT; encoded by the coding sequence ATGCACGCAGCGACCATCGATTCGCTCTACCGTGAACATCATCAGCAGCTGATGCGCTTTCTCAAGCGCCAGCTCCCCTGCCACGAGCAGGCGGCGGATCTGTGTCACGAGGTCTATCTGCGATTGATCCGGTCCGATGACATCCCTGCGCTCGACAACCCGCGGGCCTATCTGTTTCGCATCGCGCGCAATCTGCTGACCGACCACCATCGCCGTCAGGCCAATCACCTGATTGCCATCGATACGCTGACACCAGTGCTGGTGTGCCCGCGGGCCTGCCCCGAGGCAAGACTGTGTGAACAGCAGCAGTGCGTCCATCGTCTGGGTGAGGCGCTATCGACACTGCCCGACCACCTGCGTCAGGCCCTGATCTGGCACCGAATGGAGGGGCTGACCCAGCGTGAGATCGGCGAGCGGCTGGGCGTTTCCGAGCGCATGGCCGGGCGCTATATCGCTCGGGCCGTGACAACCTGCCAGGCCGAACTGGAGACGATGAATCTACCCAATGAGCCATCCCGCCCCTCACAAGGATTGCCGGATGCCCCTCGTCGGCAGGTCACATGA
- a CDS encoding GNAT family N-acetyltransferase, producing MNPLSTTPFHAGQAGTDPDTPDERFYRDWPGIGTLSLRPLDPEHDLDTVYDWVSHPFARFWGMIGDSRKQVDAFYRHMQKGTTARAYLGLHDGGPAFLVECYDPRHDPVGTQYEVAPGDRGMHFLVGPPATAPIHGFSQAVINTIVAFLFRESSTQRIVVEPDVNNDAIHSLNRRAGFVYDREIRLGKKTAHLAFCTRSSAETADAHQPIRGDQTSAHLEPRRWARANRDLLTKAIAELAHERLLIPEQTVVPDASGWGEYRLEAASMQYRFRARRLELDQWWIDKHSLEKRSLEPTAQEAGDEPRPLSVEAFLLEFRQRLGIDPDNLPTYLEEIASTLAGMAYKLGRGLPDAETLALADFQTLEAAMSEGHPCFIANSGRIGFDAEDYHRYAPEAGARVRPLWLAVARACTDYSAIDGLDIDTLLRDELDERTYQRFTARLEGLTLDPADYYFMPVHPWQWRHKLAITFAGEVAEQRIVLLGEGDDDYQPQQSIRTWFNASRPQRRYVKFALSIINMGFMRGLSPHYMHGTPAINSWVQEVVNDDPELKALGFGVLREVATLGYHHAGFEAACDKHSPYQKMLACLWRESPCEQVSDRQGLMTMAALLHRDAEDRPLLPALIKASGLDAATWIDRYLAAYMTPLLHCFYAYDMVFMPHGENLILKLEDHVPVGAILKDIGEETAIFDNGQALPETARRIAVEVPEHLRILSIFNDLFDCFFRFLAQILVETDTLEAQTFWARVGTCVVDYQRRHPELAERFARFDLFAPTFTLSCLNRLQLRNNRQMIDLADPAKNLQFAGELVNPIARYRPQVQTPPEGLTSTSEVTDMAGITGEP from the coding sequence ATGAACCCGCTTTCCACGACACCGTTTCATGCCGGGCAGGCCGGCACCGATCCTGATACCCCTGATGAGCGCTTTTACCGCGACTGGCCCGGCATCGGCACGCTGTCGCTGCGCCCGCTTGATCCGGAACACGATCTCGATACGGTTTACGACTGGGTGAGTCACCCCTTCGCCCGCTTCTGGGGCATGATCGGCGACAGCCGAAAGCAGGTCGACGCCTTTTATCGCCACATGCAAAAGGGCACGACGGCCCGGGCGTATCTGGGGCTCCACGATGGCGGCCCCGCGTTTTTGGTCGAGTGCTACGACCCGCGCCATGACCCGGTCGGAACGCAGTACGAGGTAGCGCCGGGCGATCGCGGCATGCACTTTCTGGTAGGACCGCCGGCGACGGCGCCGATTCACGGCTTCAGTCAGGCGGTGATTAATACCATCGTGGCGTTTTTGTTCAGGGAGTCGTCCACGCAGCGCATCGTGGTCGAACCCGACGTCAACAACGACGCGATTCATTCGCTCAACCGCCGCGCCGGCTTTGTCTATGACCGCGAAATCCGCCTCGGCAAGAAGACCGCCCACCTGGCGTTTTGTACGCGATCAAGCGCCGAAACCGCCGACGCCCATCAGCCCATCAGGGGCGACCAGACCAGCGCCCATCTCGAACCACGGCGATGGGCACGCGCCAATCGCGATCTGCTGACCAAAGCGATTGCCGAGCTTGCCCACGAGCGCCTGCTGATTCCGGAGCAGACAGTCGTGCCGGACGCCTCAGGGTGGGGAGAGTATCGTCTTGAGGCAGCATCGATGCAGTATCGCTTCCGGGCCCGTCGGCTCGAGCTTGACCAGTGGTGGATCGACAAACACTCGCTGGAGAAGCGTTCGCTTGAGCCAACGGCGCAGGAGGCAGGCGACGAGCCGCGACCGCTGTCGGTCGAAGCCTTTCTGCTCGAGTTTCGCCAGCGTCTCGGGATCGATCCCGACAACCTGCCGACCTACCTGGAAGAGATCGCCAGTACGCTTGCCGGCATGGCTTACAAGCTGGGGCGCGGCCTGCCTGATGCCGAAACGCTGGCGCTGGCCGATTTTCAGACGCTGGAGGCGGCCATGAGCGAGGGCCATCCGTGCTTCATTGCCAACAGCGGCCGTATCGGCTTCGACGCCGAGGACTATCACCGCTACGCCCCGGAAGCCGGCGCACGGGTGCGCCCGCTGTGGCTGGCAGTGGCCCGGGCATGCACCGACTACAGCGCCATCGACGGGCTGGATATCGATACCCTGTTGCGCGACGAGCTCGACGAGCGTACCTACCAGCGCTTCACCGCCCGGCTGGAAGGCCTGACGCTTGATCCCGCCGACTACTACTTTATGCCGGTGCATCCATGGCAGTGGCGGCACAAGCTCGCCATCACCTTTGCCGGCGAGGTCGCCGAACAGCGCATCGTACTGCTGGGCGAGGGCGACGACGATTATCAGCCGCAGCAGTCGATCCGGACCTGGTTCAACGCTTCCCGTCCACAGCGCCGCTACGTCAAGTTCGCGCTGTCGATTATCAACATGGGCTTCATGCGCGGGCTCTCGCCTCACTACATGCATGGCACGCCGGCCATCAACAGCTGGGTCCAAGAGGTGGTCAACGACGACCCTGAACTCAAGGCCCTGGGCTTTGGCGTGCTGCGTGAGGTGGCAACGCTTGGCTATCACCACGCCGGTTTCGAGGCCGCCTGTGACAAGCACAGTCCCTATCAGAAGATGCTCGCCTGTCTGTGGCGCGAAAGTCCCTGTGAGCAGGTTTCCGACCGTCAAGGGCTGATGACCATGGCGGCGCTGCTGCATCGCGACGCCGAAGACCGCCCGCTGCTGCCGGCGCTGATCAAGGCCTCCGGACTCGACGCGGCGACGTGGATCGATCGCTACCTCGCCGCCTATATGACGCCGCTGCTGCACTGTTTCTACGCCTACGACATGGTCTTCATGCCCCATGGCGAGAACCTGATCCTGAAACTTGAAGATCACGTGCCGGTGGGGGCAATTCTCAAGGACATCGGCGAGGAAACCGCCATTTTCGACAACGGCCAGGCACTGCCCGAAACGGCTCGACGCATTGCCGTTGAAGTCCCGGAGCACCTGAGAATCCTGTCGATCTTCAATGACCTGTTCGACTGCTTCTTCCGCTTTCTGGCGCAGATTCTGGTCGAAACCGACACCCTGGAGGCTCAGACGTTCTGGGCTCGGGTCGGGACCTGCGTGGTCGACTACCAGCGCCGCCATCCGGAACTTGCAGAAAGGTTCGCACGCTTTGACCTGTTCGCACCGACCTTCACGCTCTCATGTCTCAACCGGCTGCAACTGCGCAACAACCGCCAGATGATCGACCTTGCCGACCCGGCCAAAAATCTGCAGTTCGCCGGCGAGCTGGTCAACCCGATCGCCAGGTATCGTCCGCAGGTCCAGACGCCTCCCGAGGGCTTGACGAGCACTTCAGAGGTGACAGACATGGCAGGGATAACAGGCGAGCCCTGA
- a CDS encoding MFS transporter, whose protein sequence is MSLVALLRQPHVLMLVGLMFSYAGSSVIEGAVPTLVAAGMLSPAWIALYTTFSRVISACAYVMARLLGHYSPYRVLLICEVYDMVITLGALWLLHVGSLSTPIVLITYVILTSVIPVITNIANGTYAGAIALRSERTAVRFNAFSLSFLTLATLVIGRPLGSWLIDYSINLVLAINLMMTLASFVFRWAAMKRDTLFAADQNQQTLEDSDTPRLNLMEGLRYFRGHILCLSASSPMTTPLVYLSMGLFLYYMPLWLAAGADNKGEIVAVAGIFGGLGSMVGPLLFHALKHLGHYRLHVTLAMFIVALDELITLAMVLVYGNDLSMSVLALYMALNFGLYLSASYCNVANLCARQKRFAGRRYPDMVGIAFSLASLFMLAGTWSGYLLRADRDPTWALVLATIITLLAAMGLAMKNGKGPPDPV, encoded by the coding sequence ATGTCGCTAGTGGCCCTTTTACGACAACCCCATGTGCTGATGCTTGTGGGGTTGATGTTTTCCTATGCCGGCTCCTCCGTGATCGAGGGTGCCGTCCCGACGCTGGTCGCGGCAGGCATGCTCTCCCCGGCCTGGATTGCGCTTTACACCACCTTTTCCAGAGTCATCAGTGCCTGTGCCTATGTCATGGCAAGACTGCTCGGGCACTACTCGCCCTACCGGGTGCTGTTGATCTGCGAAGTCTACGACATGGTCATCACCCTTGGAGCACTGTGGCTACTCCATGTGGGCTCACTGTCAACGCCGATCGTGCTGATCACCTACGTCATCCTGACGTCCGTGATTCCGGTCATCACCAATATCGCCAACGGCACCTATGCCGGCGCCATAGCGCTGAGATCGGAAAGAACTGCCGTCCGTTTCAACGCCTTTTCCCTGAGCTTTCTGACCCTTGCCACGCTGGTGATCGGCCGACCGCTGGGGAGCTGGCTGATCGATTACTCCATCAACCTCGTGCTCGCCATCAATCTGATGATGACGCTGGCCTCGTTTGTCTTTCGCTGGGCAGCAATGAAGCGCGACACTCTTTTTGCTGCCGATCAGAACCAACAGACGCTCGAGGACAGCGACACGCCACGACTCAACCTGATGGAAGGCCTGCGCTATTTTCGTGGCCATATATTGTGCCTTTCAGCCAGCTCACCCATGACCACACCGCTGGTCTATCTGTCCATGGGACTGTTTCTCTATTACATGCCGCTGTGGCTGGCCGCCGGAGCCGATAACAAGGGAGAGATCGTGGCCGTTGCGGGCATTTTCGGGGGACTGGGTTCGATGGTCGGGCCGCTTTTGTTTCATGCCCTGAAACACCTGGGACACTATCGCCTGCATGTGACGCTGGCCATGTTCATCGTAGCGCTTGACGAGCTGATCACGCTGGCCATGGTGCTGGTGTATGGCAACGACCTGTCGATGTCGGTGCTTGCCCTCTATATGGCCCTGAATTTCGGTCTTTATCTGTCAGCTTCCTACTGCAATGTGGCCAACCTCTGCGCCCGTCAGAAACGCTTTGCCGGCAGGCGATATCCCGACATGGTCGGTATCGCCTTTTCACTGGCCTCGCTTTTCATGCTGGCGGGCACGTGGTCGGGCTACCTGCTCAGGGCCGATCGTGACCCGACATGGGCGCTGGTACTGGCAACGATTATCACCCTGCTGGCCGCCATGGGCCTGGCAATGAAAAACGGGAAAGGACCTCCAGACCCGGTCTGA
- a CDS encoding siderophore-interacting protein — MPATTAYRLFDMTLKRREQLSPSMVNFTFTANDLDIATTFAPDQRVKLFFPPENQGSVGMAAKFADGEDWYSAYKNMAAEQRPPMRTYTIRAVRPQKKELDIEFVLHGDTGPASRWASRARPGDALSINAPCSHYTGKAIGCEWRPPANIEHLLLVADETALPAVMGIIEELDKRFADAPKPRVQALLEVPLKADCRCIPQWIDAHWLPREETRCCHGERLSRAVRTLPLKQPSTSAASVDGAEPAIDIDEEILWEASVPESSDSFYAWIASESRVCLNIRRYLINELAVPKRQVSAMGYWCEGKAHP; from the coding sequence ATGCCAGCAACGACGGCCTATCGGCTTTTTGACATGACGCTCAAGCGACGAGAGCAGCTCTCGCCGTCCATGGTGAACTTCACCTTCACGGCCAATGATCTGGATATCGCCACGACGTTTGCACCGGATCAGAGAGTGAAGCTCTTTTTCCCTCCCGAAAATCAGGGCAGCGTCGGCATGGCGGCAAAATTTGCCGACGGGGAAGACTGGTACAGTGCCTATAAAAACATGGCGGCCGAGCAGCGCCCGCCCATGCGAACCTATACGATTCGCGCGGTCCGGCCGCAAAAAAAGGAGCTGGATATCGAGTTTGTGCTGCACGGCGATACCGGCCCTGCCTCACGCTGGGCAAGCAGAGCCCGCCCGGGGGATGCCCTCTCGATCAATGCCCCGTGCAGCCACTACACCGGCAAGGCGATCGGCTGCGAGTGGCGCCCACCCGCCAATATCGAGCATCTTCTGCTGGTCGCGGATGAAACCGCCCTGCCTGCTGTCATGGGGATCATCGAGGAACTTGACAAGCGCTTTGCCGATGCGCCCAAACCCAGAGTGCAGGCCCTGCTCGAGGTCCCCTTGAAAGCGGACTGTCGCTGTATCCCACAGTGGATTGACGCCCACTGGCTGCCGCGTGAGGAGACCCGGTGCTGTCACGGCGAGAGACTTTCCCGTGCCGTGCGTACCCTGCCGCTGAAGCAGCCATCCACGTCAGCGGCGTCTGTCGACGGTGCCGAGCCGGCCATCGATATCGATGAAGAGATCCTCTGGGAGGCTTCCGTCCCCGAATCCAGCGACAGCTTTTACGCCTGGATTGCGTCCGAATCCAGGGTCTGTCTCAACATTCGTCGCTACCTGATCAATGAGCTGGCGGTCCCCAAACGGCAGGTGTCCGCCATGGGCTACTGGTGTGAGGGGAAGGCGCATCCATAA